One Stigmatella aurantiaca genomic window, GGCCGTCCTGCAGGCTGCGTTGACGGCAACCGTGACGCTGCTGGTCTTGCTCGCGATGCCCGAGCCCGTCACGAAGCTTGTCGCCGCGTGGGCGGCCGCGGCGCTCATCGTGTGGGTCGGAGCTCAGACGCTCTACACTCTGGTGACCGGGTGGTTCCAACTGATGGAAGCGGTGAAGGTGGCAACCACCTTCGAGGAAATCCGGGGCGCGGGAGAAGCGTTCGGCAAGCTGTTCTCGCGCGAGGCGGCCCAAGCCTTCGCCTTGGTGGCGATGGCGCTGTTGACCCACACCTCGAAGAGCTTCGCGGAACAGGTGGGAACACTGCCCGGTTCGGCTCAGGCGTCGATGCAGGCGGCGGCCGGGGAGGGAATCCTGTTGTCCGAGGTGAGCGCCGTGACGTCGGTGACGGTGACGGCCGAGGGTTTCCTGGCCGTGCTGCCGCCGAGCGCCGTGGCGATGGCGGTCCGGGGTGGGCAGAGGGGCCGTACGGAGAAGCATCACCTGGGGACCATCGCGAACACGAAGTCCACCTTGCGGGGTGGTCCGTGGACGCCCCGGTTCGAAGAGCTGTTCGCCAGGGCTGGCATGCGGCTGAAAGATCCTGAGAACATTGTGCCTGTCGAAGGGCACAAGGGGCCCCATCCCCAGCGGTACCACCAGATCATCTACAGGCGCTTGCAGGTGACGCTGGGCGATTGCCGCACCATCGTGGAATGCCGGGCAGGCTTGATCCGCGAGCTTCGCGCCCTCTCGGCGGAGATCACCACACCCGGAACGGAGTTGAACCAACTCGTCACCCTGGGGAAATGACGCTAGAACTTTTCCCATGTCCCGGCGCTTCTTCGATCTCTCCGACGACGTCTCTGCTCCGCACCGCTGGCATCTGAAGACACCCATCGGCAGCCAGGGGCGCAAGGTGCATGACTGGGACTTCAAGCGGGGAACGGCCGTGAGCGTCGAGGGACGGTTGAGAATCCCTGTCGAGGTGGCAGGCAGACCGCTGGACTTCTCCGAGGCGGGATTGAGCATCCCCGTTGTTCACGTCAAGGTGGCGTCCCTGCTGTCGGAGCTGGCCCCCGACGACGTGCAACTCATTCCCGCGGACATCGAAGGGTATCCAGAGCAATACCTCGTCCTCGTGGCCATGCGTCTGATCCGCTGCATCGACGACAAGGCATCCAGAATCCTGCGATGGACGCCGGAGGACGGGGTGCCGCACAAGGTGGGCGCGTACCGGGATGTCCGGGATCTGCGCATCGACAAGGAGAAGGTGGGCAACGCCCAGGTGTTCCGTCCCGAAGGATGGGAGGTTGCCCTGCTCGTCTCCGGCGAGATCAAGGACGCCCTGGAGCACATGGGCGCTACTGGCACGAGGTTCGAGGAAGTCTGATGCGGGACAGCTCTGTAGGCTGCTGCGAGGAGGGGGGCGCATGCAGCCATCGGGTGCGGTAGCCTTGCCCATTGACGCCGGTTCACAAGAGTGGGGGCGTGGACATGAGAACGGCTTCGATGGTGCAGCGGGCGATGACCGTGAGCCTTACGGCCGTCCTGCTCGTTTCCTGTCAGGCCTCGCATGCCCCAGCGCTGAGACCTGAGGGCGCCCAGGACCTGGCCCGGTACGCGCTCGTTGTGGAGCAACACTCCAACGGAGAAGTCTCGCACGCGTGGGTTCCGCTGAAGGAGTTCGAGCGTTCGAGATTTCAGCGAACCTGGAGCAAGGCCCGGGCCCCGCGAAACATCGTGCGAGTGTCCTCTTCGGCCTTGAACGCATACTGCGATGGCCGGCATGACCAGTGCGTGAGGGATTGCCTCAAGAGCAACAAGCCCTTCGTGATTGGTCACCGCAAGTACATGGCCTCTCAGGCACAGCCCTGGAGCACCGCCAGAGGCTGGTGGTGTCCGAGCAACTGCATGGAAGCGGCGGTGGAATGCAAGAAGGGACGGGGGGAATGGGCGGAGGAGTATGCCGCCGAGTTCGATGCAGTCGATCCGGCCGTTGACTGGATCAAGAAGCATCGCACGGAGCTGGCCGTGGGCGCCGTGGTGGTGATTGCCGGCGTCGCATTCGCCGTGGTCGTGGTGGGGACCGGCGGGGTGGCACTGGCGCTGGTGCCCCTGCTGCTCATGACGGAAGCTTCCCCTGGAGGGCCCGTGAGCCCTCCCTTCGCGGAGGCGTGCAGGTGAAGATCCATGAGGCGCTGGCAGGTGTTGCGCTGCTCATCGCGGCCCGGCGGCACACGGCGGCTTCGATGGGCCGTGAGAAAGAGGAGACGCTCTGGCGCTATCTGCGAGCCCTCAGCGATTTCGTCCATGTCACCGGCCAGGTGTACCTGTTGGAAGATGCCCTCCAGGAAACGGCGCGCTCCTCATACCCCTCCGTCAGCGCGCGGTTGAGCGCGCACCCAGGCATGTTCGCGCAGCAGGCACTGGAGCTGCTCCACGAAGCGATGAACGGCTTCCCGGACGCCGAGCGGAGGCACCTCTCCGTGCTCATTGCCCTCCTGGGCTTCATCGCGGAGACGGGGCAGCTTGATGAGGCCGAGGACTTCTTCCTCCATCAGGAGGACCATGCGCCCGTGGCCATCGCCCACTTCCCGAGCCGCGAGGCGGCGGAGGCTTGGCTGAAAGGGGCTGCGGAACCCCCAAGCCCCGCCCGTATCCTCATTGGCGATGAGTACCATCAGGTCTGGTACACGCGCGAAGACGGGACGCGCGGCTTGTACCGGGACCCGGCGATCGAGCCGGTGATGGAGGCCATGGTTGTCCAAGGATTCCCCGAGCGGATGCCTGCATTCGGCACCCGGGCGGAGGCTGATGCCTGGTTGATGCGCCACCCCGCCAATCCCTATGCCTTCGTGTCCATCGCCGGGGAGCGCTACTTCGCGGTCCATCACCGGAGGCTGAATCGCCATTCGCTCCATGCCGTGGCGCCAACCCTGGAAGACTGGGAAGAACGCAAGCGGGCCGTGGAAGGATCCGCAGAGTAATCTTCTGAGGCCCGTGGCGCCCGCGCTCGTCCCTCCGCGTCAAGCATTCCCACACTTCCCCTCCTGTGGTGCCACTACATCGGGGGACGATGTGCGGGGGGCGCGCATGGGGTCACGGGGTGCGGTAGCCTTGTCGTGCAGGCTTCCATTGACGCTGGTTCACGCGGTATCCGAGTCAGGCCATGTCCTCGCGCAAGTCTCAGACGTCGATCCCCACCATTCGCTCCGATGACTCCCCCCGCAAGTCCCAGACCGGCCTGCCCTCGGTCCGGTCCTCGGCGGTGACCGCCACGGTCCGCCCGGAGGACACGCCGCAGCGCTTGGGCGAACTCCCGGGCGAGGCCGCCACCCTCGCGGACCGCGGTGAGGGCGAGGCCCTCAAGCAACTGCTCGCCGCGCGCGCCCAGGAAATCACCGGCGCCACGGGCGCGGTGCTGGCCACGCTGGAGCAGGGCGAGCTCGTGGGCCGCGTGGCCACCGGGAGCCTGGCCCGCACGGTGGGCGAGAAGCTCGGGCTGGAGCTGAACCCCGGCGGCGCGGCCTCGAAGGCGCGCCTCGTGTGGCGCTGTGACGACACCGAGGCCGACGCGCGCGTGGAGCGCGAGGCCTGCCGCAAGCTCGGCGCCCGGGCCCTGGTGGTAGCCTCCGTGGCGTGCGGCGAGCGGCTGCTCGCGGTGCTCGTGGTGGTGTCCGCCCGGGCCGGGGCCTTCGGCGAGGCCGAGGAGCGGGGGCTCGGGCTCGTGGCGCGCGGCGGCGGCACGCTCCTGGCACACGCGGAGGCGGCCAAGGCCGCGGCCGAGCGCGAGGCCGAGCTGAAGACGCTCCGGGCGCTGCTGCGGCGGCGCGAGGCGGAGCTGGACGGGGTGCTGCACTCGGTGGAGGGCTCCGCCTACGTGCTCTCCGAGGACAGCCCGCTCCGGGCCAACCGCGCGGCGCTGGAGCTGCTCGGCGGCGAGGGCTCGCCGGCGGTGCCCGCTGGGAGGGGCGCGCTGCTCGAGCGGCTGCAGCCCCGGGCGCCGGAGACGCAGGAGCCGGTGTCCCCGGACGACGAGCCGCTGGCGCGGGCGCTCACGGGCACGGCCACCACGCGCGAGCTGCTGGTGCGGCACGCGAAGGCGGGGGGGGACGTGCTGGCGCGCATCGCGGCGGTGCCGGTGCGCGTGGACGGCGCGGTGGTGGGCGCGGTGGTGGTGCAGTCGGACGTGGGGGCCGAGCGCAAGGAGCAGTTCCTCACGCTGGTGGAGCGCTCCTCGGAGTGCATCGGCATCACCTCGCTCTCCGGCCAGCCCATGTACCTGAACCCGGCGGGAAGGGAGCTCCTGGGCTTCGAGAGCCCGGAGGCCTTCCGGAGCGCCTCGGTGATGGACACGTACCTGGCGGAGGACCGGGAGCTGGCGCGCACGGCGTTCAAAGCGGTGCGCGAGCGCGGCAGCTGGGAGGGCGAGCTGCGGCTGCGCCACCGGCGCACGGGCGAGGCCATTCCCGTCCGCCACCACCTCTTCACCCTGGCGCACCGGGAGACGGGCAGGCCCGTGGCGCTGGGCGCGGTGACGCGGGACCTGCGCGAGCAGAAGCGCGCGGAGGCGGTGCGCGAGCGGCTGATGGACATTGTCGGCAACGAGCTGCGGGCGCCGCTGTCGGCCATCACCATGGCGGCCTCCACGCTCTTGCGGCGCGGCACGCTGGCGGAGCCGGACACCAAGGCGGCGGCGCGCATCTCCCAGGGCGCCGAGCGGATGGGGCGCACGCTGGGGCAGGTGCTGGACTTCACGCGCACGTACCTGGGGGCGGGGCTGGTGCTCCTGCGCTCGCGGGTGGACCTGGACATGGTGACGCAGGACGTGGTGGCCGCGGTGGAGCTGGAGCACCCGGACCGGCTGGTGCGCTACGTGAAGCGCGGGGACGCGCGCGGCATCTGGGACCGGGAGCGGCTGGTGGAGCTCCTGGGCACGCTCCTGGGCTACTCGCTGCGCACGGGCCCGGTGGAGCGGCCGGTGGACGTGCGGCTGCTCGCCGAGGGCATGGAGGTGGTGCTGGAGGTGCGGCGCGAGGGCGAGCCCATCCCGCCCGAGATGCTCTCGGAGATGTTCAACCCGTTCTTCTACCCGCAGTCGCAGCTGGTGGGCGGGGACGAGGCGGCGCGCGAGCACCTGGGGCTGGGGCTGTTCATCACCCGGGAAATCACCCGCGCGCACGGGGGCCACATGGAGGTGCGCTCCACGGCGGAGGAGGGCACGCTGTTCCAGGTGTACCTGCCGCGCGGGCCGGTGGGGCTGCGCTGAGGCGGCCCCGCCGGACGTGTCAGCGCACCGGCTGACACGTCCAAACCCAGTCAAAGACAGACGGGGGCCCCTGCCGGCCCCTGGAGCGGCGGTTGGCGTGCTTCGTGCCTAGCAGGGCCCGGCGCCATTCCCTCTCCAGGAGCCTCCGGTGCGGACATCGACGTTGAGACGGGCGGCCGGGGTGTGGCTGTGCCTGTTGCTGCCAGCCCTCTTCGCGCAGGCCTCGGAGGCGGACGGGGCCGGCGCGTGCTGGAAGCCGCTGCACGTGCGCTCCCCCGCGCCCCCGGCCGTGAGCGTGCGGGCTGGCGGGCAGTTGGATGTGTTCCTGCGCAACGCGCGCAACGGCCTCGTCCACCGGGTGCTGGATGCGAAGACGGGCACGCTCCAGGCCCAGGCGCCGCTGGGCGGGGCGTTCAGCTCGGAGGCCGCCGCGGTGAGCTGGCCGGATGGCCGCATCGATGTCTTCGCCCGCCACACGAACAACACCCTGTGGCACCGCCAGTTCGAGCCCTCGCGCGCCCGGTGGCTGCCGTGGAAGGGGCTGGGGGGGCTGCTCACCTCGGGCCCGGCCGTCACCTCCAGCGCCTCGGGGCGGATGGATGTCTTTGTCCGGGGGGCGGGCAATGCGCTGTGGCACCTCCAGTACGCGCCGGCCGAGGGGCGGTGGCTGCCCTGGAAGCCCCTGGGAGGGCTGCTCACCTCGGAGCCCGCGGCGGTGAGCTGGGGCGAGGGCCGCATCGACGTCTTCGGGCGGGGCATCGAGAACGGGCTCTGGCAGCTCACGTTCGATGCGCACCAGGGGGGCTGGGGGCGGTGGCAGGCGCGGGAAGGGGTGCTCACTGCGGGGCCCACCGTGAGCAGCTGGGGGCCGGGCCGGCTGGACGTCTTCACGCAGG contains:
- a CDS encoding AHH domain-containing protein, which gives rise to MRPWQVLWKTEALVLALLLGCSSVPRGARVEAGTRGETLVYIPRTATVERVELTSGETSQALRRLARQVRLTGSPREMVERLFQLDALSGDYLYLSRERKLVPMEEKTLLEGTLTEAEQRLVNRYRKWCRDTQGIGSDCLGGALVAGKYLDLQGRYMLAMALSRSPVLEEFEKALGEMVSMRAVLQAALTATVTLLVLLAMPEPVTKLVAAWAAAALIVWVGAQTLYTLVTGWFQLMEAVKVATTFEEIRGAGEAFGKLFSREAAQAFALVAMALLTHTSKSFAEQVGTLPGSAQASMQAAAGEGILLSEVSAVTSVTVTAEGFLAVLPPSAVAMAVRGGQRGRTEKHHLGTIANTKSTLRGGPWTPRFEELFARAGMRLKDPENIVPVEGHKGPHPQRYHQIIYRRLQVTLGDCRTIVECRAGLIRELRALSAEITTPGTELNQLVTLGK
- a CDS encoding imm11 family protein, yielding MSRRFFDLSDDVSAPHRWHLKTPIGSQGRKVHDWDFKRGTAVSVEGRLRIPVEVAGRPLDFSEAGLSIPVVHVKVASLLSELAPDDVQLIPADIEGYPEQYLVLVAMRLIRCIDDKASRILRWTPEDGVPHKVGAYRDVRDLRIDKEKVGNAQVFRPEGWEVALLVSGEIKDALEHMGATGTRFEEV
- a CDS encoding PAS domain-containing sensor histidine kinase yields the protein MSSRKSQTSIPTIRSDDSPRKSQTGLPSVRSSAVTATVRPEDTPQRLGELPGEAATLADRGEGEALKQLLAARAQEITGATGAVLATLEQGELVGRVATGSLARTVGEKLGLELNPGGAASKARLVWRCDDTEADARVEREACRKLGARALVVASVACGERLLAVLVVVSARAGAFGEAEERGLGLVARGGGTLLAHAEAAKAAAEREAELKTLRALLRRREAELDGVLHSVEGSAYVLSEDSPLRANRAALELLGGEGSPAVPAGRGALLERLQPRAPETQEPVSPDDEPLARALTGTATTRELLVRHAKAGGDVLARIAAVPVRVDGAVVGAVVVQSDVGAERKEQFLTLVERSSECIGITSLSGQPMYLNPAGRELLGFESPEAFRSASVMDTYLAEDRELARTAFKAVRERGSWEGELRLRHRRTGEAIPVRHHLFTLAHRETGRPVALGAVTRDLREQKRAEAVRERLMDIVGNELRAPLSAITMAASTLLRRGTLAEPDTKAAARISQGAERMGRTLGQVLDFTRTYLGAGLVLLRSRVDLDMVTQDVVAAVELEHPDRLVRYVKRGDARGIWDRERLVELLGTLLGYSLRTGPVERPVDVRLLAEGMEVVLEVRREGEPIPPEMLSEMFNPFFYPQSQLVGGDEAAREHLGLGLFITREITRAHGGHMEVRSTAEEGTLFQVYLPRGPVGLR